TTTGAACTTGTCCAGAAGTGACCTTAGAAATCACATCTGAATTAAAGTTTTCATCCCCGTATTCATCCACAGTAGCAAAGAGGAAATGAAAGGCATCTAATTGTGCACTACCAGCTGTCATTCGTAATATCTGGTTTTGAGTCTTCGTGGATTTCAAAACATCATCATTAATCGCAATATTCTGATCCTTGATTAATTTACGAAAGCCAGGCATTTCTTGTAAGCTGTTAAAAGTCTGTTTAATGTAACGCCAAGACTTCTTAGACTGCTTATCAACTGGTGCCAAGTAACACAAATCAGCGTTAAACTGGTCACTAGCCTCGACCAAGTAAGCGTAAAGTATCAAGATATTCAATAAATATGACTTGCCATTAGTCCGAGCCACTGAAACCATACATCGCTCAAATCGCTTTTGCTTGTCTTCCTTTGTTCGCCATCCCTGAGAAAGGCACAAGATTGCTTGTTGCCAAATCATCAGTGGTATTGGCTTGTTTTGAGAAACATCAGGGCACATGCGTGCGAAGTTACAGATATTTCGGCATTTATCCAAATCATAGTAATACGGAAAATTACCTTCCGTGGATCGCTTTAAATCATTCAAATGTCTAAACGCTGCTAGTTTAATTGTTTTGCAGGCTAACTGTTGACCAGTTAATACCCGGTAACAATAAACAGTGGCCGGATCACGGTATTTCCTTTTAATTTCATCAAAATAACCTTCACCATCAAGTCGCTGAAAGATTTTATCCAAGTCAATATTTCTTTGAGTAAAATCAAATTCCTGTACCACTAAAACTCACTTCCCCCATTTAACATCTCTTTAATATTGGGTTCCTCATCGTTGTCATCTGAGAGTTGCAGTAATGAGGCTCGTGCAGATGGTGTTAAGCCTAATTCGTGTGCTAAGCTGTTTAATTTTGCCGTAGCAGAATCAATAATTTGTGATGCCGGATTACGTTTCCAGCCTGCGTTGTCTTCATATGTTTCTCCAGTTCGTTGATTGACCACAGTCTTAGAAACCTTGGTGACAACACCATCTGTTTTAATTGAGTCATAGCCTTTCCGCAATAATTGATAGTTAATACAAAACGCTTCAATTGTTCCCTTGTCGGCCTGTTTAACATATCCTGATGCTTGCAAAATTGGTACAAGTTTCGTCCACATTGCTCGCGCATAACTTGACAGATATTTTGGACAACTCTTTTGAATCAAATCCATTCCAGAAGTTTCCGTTATTAGTTTTTGAGTTCTAACTCGCTGATCCTTGCGAGCATGCTTGTCTGTAGTTAGTTTCATTTGTTTTGGCATTTTTTAGTTCACCTCCAAGCAATAAAAAAGAGCCCCCAATAGGGACTCTTTCAATCTGATTCATTTAGACTAATGAATCACAAAAAAATCATTAAACACACTGTTCGAACGTATACACCCTACAATCGTGAAAAAAACGTCTAATTATATTAACTTTTAGGAGGTAAATATACATAGTCATTATAGTAGGGTTATTCATATAAGCAATTTGTGAAATTGCGTGCACCCAGTTATAGTAAGCCCATAAAAAAGTTTTGAATTTACAACTTTTAACGTGCGCTACTGCTGGGCGTGCGCTCCCCTAGGCTTTCACCACCCCGGGGGTGTTTAAACATTCACCTAAATTGTATATTTTTTTGTAAGATTCAAACAGTAAGCTTTAAACAATTTTTTCTTTATATCTATATCACCCAGAGGAGGTTGAAAAAATTGTTTTTAATAAGTAAACCTCATCAGAAATATTTATTCCGATTACCTACATGATACCACCTGAAAAACACTTTGTCGTTTCACAAAGACATCTTTTTTTAATTTTGTTGATGAAGATCCCCACCATCCAAGAAACGGTACCTACCCCTGAAATTATTACCATCCAAGCTGGCAGGAGTTTCCTACATCAGGGATGTTTATTTCGTGCGTTCAGATAATACTTTAATCCACCAACGTTTGCTGCAGTGTTTGAGTTGGTTTTGATTGAGTGATTGTTCAATCTTGGTTTTCGTATTATGCGTAGTCGGTGACAAGCACCATAAGTTATCCATGTCTAACCATTTATCAACAGATAGTACACGTCTAGGCACAATGTGGTCAACAATAATCTTATCGTTTGAGACTGGCAAGCCAGTGACTGCATCTAAATAATAATCTCGTGCAGCAACAAATTGCCGAATCTTTTTCCATTCCTTTGAGTGATAAAACTGATTCGCTGTTTGATCACGATAGTACATATTGTACTCTCGGTTTCGTGCAGAACTGACTGCATGGTTGGGCTTCTGGTGCTGTGTAACGTGCTCACTGCAATACCTTTGTCCCATTGGTATCAATGCTTGACAGCCAACCTCATGACAGATATGTAGCTTCATATAAGCTCACCTGTCCTTCTTTCGGTACGAACTGTTTACTTAATTCCTGCTGTAAATCAATGATTGAATCAATTAATTTGTATTCATCCAGTTTCAATTGATGATCATTAATTAAACCAAACGATTTCCAAACAATGCCTTGATATTTCATTCCATATACTTTAGTTGCGTAATCGAATATATCATTGAACAAGTCGCTATTGCTGATAAATAAGGTGTGAACTTCACTGTTTAACGTCATTGGATCAGCGTATTTATTAAGGCAATATTCAAAATCACCTAATACCTTTAGCTTATCTAACGTATCCTGATGATCGAAACCACTTAACTGTTCAGTAAACATTTGTGCATTTGATTTAACGTAAGCTATACGATCATACAATGCATGTTCAAACTTTTTATCAGTCATTGAAAAAATATCCATTGTAGCTATTTTTCCATATTTAAGCAGGCTTTTTACAAACAGTTTGGTTTTATCAGTCGGGAATAATGAAATAACTTTATTCACTAATGAATTCTCAACCGACACTGAACTTTTACAATTTATAGGCGCCAATTGTCCAAGTTCATCAGATTTATCAAAATTCTCTACCAATAACGTCTTGTGACCATAATAATCTTCAACCACATCTTTAGCAGCATAGGTAATTGCCCATTGCTTATTCTTAAAATCTGGATTGCTATGATCGCTGAATGCCTTAATCAAGGTATTAGCATTGTTAGAATTCCAAAAATGAATTCGTCTTAATACTTGCTCAATTAATAGACTAAAAGCATCGTCTTTTGAACAATGAATTGAATAATGAATACGGTTAATGCCATTTTCAAAATTCCGGCTCTCAGTAATTGCTTTTACTAAGTTTTCATTTCCCATTTTTTCACCGCCTTTAAACTTGGTTTACTTACAGCTAGACATTGACGATAAGGAGAAACTAATTATTAACGGATTTCTTTGCGTTTATTTCAGAAATTGTCCATCCACAGATGGTTTGATGATGCTGAACAGATTTTTCAACCATCCAGGTTTTGATTGGCAAACCGGTTTCTGCTTTCAAAACTGCTTGAATGCTGCGAAACTCTTTCAGTTTATGAACTTTCCCTCGCTTTGTTATCACATACGTCATATAAAATTCCTCTAATCAAATAATATTACATATACTTATTGTGCACATTTAACAGCTAATTGGCAAGCTTTCATAAGTCTTATGGTTTTAATTTCACTCCTCCACACTTTGGATACTTGAGTTATTTAATAAATCCTTCAGAAATTCAGCTTCATCACGTGTAAATTGTTGTGTGATTTTGCCTCGATCAACGTGTGGGTTACGTACTCCACAGATGAAATACCCACCACGATCATCTACTCGTCGAGATACATACTGTTGCCCATCACTACCAACCATGCCATTCATCTTCAACCGATACATAGGTACAGACAATTTCACTGTTTCATGATTTAAAATTGCATCTATAACACTGGCTAAATCATCACGGTTAGAAATAGTTTCATCATCGGCATATTTATCAATGAATTTGGCGAATTTAGCTATTCGCTTCCAATCAGAAATATTTTCCGCCATTACAGTTTGATACTCATCAAATAATTCTTCGTCAGCAATTTTTACTGTCATTTTATTTCCCTCCAATAATTTTTAACGCGTCATCTACAGAACGACAAACACCATATAACACTGGATATTGCTTAATAAATTTGGCAAACCGCTTCTGATCTTCACGTAACTTGCCTCGTTCATTTTTAACTTCAATCAAAATCATTTTTCCACTATGATGTTCAAAACCGGTAATATCCGGCCAACCTCTCGGAAATAACATAATTCGTCTGCCATCATCAGTTTTAATCTTGCCAGCATTACTGCGACAAACGGTGCAATCATGTCGAGATAATGCTAAAAGAATTTCTGTTTGAATTTCATGTTCTGATTTAATTGTCATACGCCTCCATTAATTATGACGGATATGACGGATAACATGACGGATGATTAAGCTTCTGTATTCCTTGTCGCTCTAAGAACAAGCTACATTTTTTGCTAATATGACGGATCTTTTCAACAAACCTTTATTTATACATCTTTTTTACTCTTTTATCTTATATACTTTTATTAATTTATCCGTCATATAGATAATAAAGAGTAATAATACTAATGGTACCAAGGGATTGAGCGATTTTTTTATCCGTCATTTATCCGTCATTTATCCGTCATATTATTTAACCCAATTCAATCTAGGATCCGTTTTTATTTTTAATCCTTCGTAAAAACGTCCTTTCATTGTTTTTTTAAATTCATACTTCTGCTTCATTTCGCGACTAAACTTTTGCTTACTCATAGAGTATTCGGAATTATCTTTTGCCCAGGATTGATATTTCTTAAAAAGTTCTCCTGCAGGTGCTCGGTAACTATCACCCACTTCGCAACAATCATCCACGAATAAACTAATAACATCCATTTCCTCACGATATTGTCGACTAGCACGAGTAACGCTTATTGGTGGATTCAAACCTTCTCGTTGCCATAATAAAGAACCTTCAACGATCCAATTAAGGATTCCCACGGATTCACGTTTTAATTTATCCTTTAAGTTTTTATCAACTTGACCATCTGGTATTTTTACTTTAAAAGGAACTAGCATCAGCCGTCGCCAAATTCCGTCGTCAGTACCACGAATGATTGGCTTGTGGTTAGTGGCTAACCACAGCTTAAACTGTGGTTTAAACTCAAATTCCTTACCATATAAATACCTTGCGGTTACTTTATCGCCACCGGTTAATTGTTTAACCAATCCCTCGTCCAATCTCACACCCTCATTAGGTTCGCTTGAGGTAACTAATCGGGCACTTTCCAACCGGGCAATATCTGAGTTGGCTCCCGATTTGTTTTGTCGTACCATAATTGAATCGGCCTGCATTGACTTGGCATAAGTTCCCAGAATATCAGAAATTGTATCGATGAAAATTGATTTACCATTGCGACCATTTCCATACAGAATAAACATCACTTGTTCCTTAATACTTCCTGTGGCAGAGTATCCAACCGCTTTTTGAATGTAATGGATTAATTCCTGATCACCAGCAAAAATTTGATTTAAAAATTCATCCCATTCTGGACAATCAATTTTGTCGGTATATTCCACGCTTGTCTGATGACTGAACATTTTCTTAATATCGTGGTCTTTTAAGATACCCGAAGTTAAATCAATATAACCATTAACCGTGTTCAATAAAGTTTTGTCTTGATCAAACTGCCCATGCAATACTGGAACCCGATGTTGCACTTCACTTATCATGGCTTGCTTGGCAGCATGACTACGCGACTTCTTCAAAAACTTTTCCCAAGCTACTTTAGCCTTTTCAGGATCCACGCCGGCAGCAACATGCAACTTCTCATTCTTCATATTATCCACAGTCATATCAACGAATTGAGCTGCTTTTCCCTGATCGTCCATTTCCCAATAACTGCCATTATAGAAATACCAGGACTTATCAACATAGGAATATTTAACTAAATTTCCAAAAACATCAATAAATCGATCAGCATTCCCAGTGTCATCCCAACTTCTAGGTGGTAATTTCTTTTTAGGCTTAGATTGTAGGAATTTAAGATTATATTTATGCAAGGGATGCTGCTGTGGATTAAAGGTTTCCCGTGTTTCGTTGATAGATTTGTTAAGAAGTGAAACTCCATAAGTGGTTTTCCCATGTTTTTCATCATATTTCGGTCGCATAAGGCTAGATTTTCGAAATATTTCATCCATTTTATTGAAATCACGGCCCGTCCAAAAAGCCAAATCATTGGAAAAGGCTAGATCAGCTTCTGAATGTGAAGTGTAGAAGCCCTCCCAACCACCGCGCATAAACATCTTGAAACGTTTACCGGTCCTTGAAAGTTCCGCGCGTTTAACAATCTCATCAACACTTAAATCATTAGGCCTGATTGGTGCCTGATTGGGAAGTTTTACCACATTACTTTCACCAAAATAGTGTTTATAAATAAGTTTCATTACTTGCGGTTGTGGTGTGTTTATTCGATCACTATATGGACCAATGGTTTTCCCAGTTAACGCGAAGAAACGTCCGGACTCATACATTTCAACGTTACCTTTACGGCGTCGATCACCAGGAATCTTGCCCTTAAAAATGGCATGAATCCCTTTACCGGATAAACTAATTTCCACATAAGATTTAGTCATCGTTAATACATCTTGAACTTCATTTTATTGATAATCCTGTGCGGCGTATCTTTCCAGCTCGTCTCCAATATGATCAATGTCTAAACCGACATAACCATTAGCAAAGTAAAACGCGAGACCGTCCATTTTATACGTTTTGAGTGCTTCTAAGGCTGTTTGATAATCAGTCCAGGTGCTTGGATCGTTCGTGCGTCCAGCCCCACCATCAAGTGCATTGTGTGGTATTTTGGTGTACTTATTTCGTTCAGGTTGCCAGATTTTCTGAAACAGTCCCCATTGTTTTAAGGCCCGTAATTCATTTGGAATGTTCTCATATGCCACTGTTTACCCTCCTAGAACGGTAACTGATCGTCTGAAATATCAATTGAATCTCCAGAATTGGCAAATGGATCATCGGCCGGTGCTGATGCTGGTTGATTACCAGTAAATGGGTTTTTACCGTCCTTTTGGTCTTTCCATACATGCTGCACTTGTGGATAATCGCTCTTGCTAAAATTCCAAGGGGCAATCTGATTGATGTCTTTCTTTTCACCGCCATAATCATCAACCGTTTTTTTGACATACACTTTGGCTGGCTTGTTAGCAACTGCTTTAGTAAAATCATTAATTGTATTCAATGGTGTTCCTTCCGGAATTTGAACAGCTTCAAGAATATATTGGAAACTATCCAAATCGTACTGATTAGTAGTTTTGCGTTTCCAATTGTCCATAAAGACATGGCGATTATGATACTTGGCATTGGTATTTTTTAATCCAGTAACCCCATCTAAGTCATTTCGAACCACTAAATCCAATTGCAGTGATTCTGCCCCGTTCTTAGTTGCCTTCTCCTGGGCAGATTTAATAATCATCTCGTAATTTCCACTTGGTAAAGCTGAAAAATCTTTGTGTTCATTGTTCTTGTAATTTGCTTGCATAAATGCCATTTTTAAAATTCCTCCATTAGTTAACCATTTTTAGTCGTTTAGCTTGTACATAGGCCCAACCAGCTTTATACCCACGGGCTTTAGCGATTTCTAGTAACTCTTTGTAACTTTGTGCATCTTCCGGCTTTTTTCTTGCCGTCTGGATTTTTGAATAATCAGTAGTCAGTTTAAATTCCCCATTTTTTTCAATACTGGCCGTTTCATCAATTTCCATTCCGTCAGCGTCATATTTAATCTCATTACCACACTGTGGGCAAACACGGCATTGTGTCGGTACCACAGCAAAACAATTTGGACAAGTTTTGACCGGAATTGATTTTGTGTTATTCTGCCGTTTTTTCTTAGGTCGTCCTTCAAGGCTCCATTGTCGTGGAGTATCAGGCAGACCAAAACGGGTATAGTTAGCTGCATGATCAATGATAGTGGCCATTTTATTTGGCAAATATCGCATACAACGCATTGTTGCTTGAATATCAAATACCAAGCTTTCAGTTGGCCGTGCGATTACACAACACGTACACTCTTTGACGTCATATCCTTCATCAACCAATCCAAAGTTACATAGAACAGTGATCTTTCCCTTTCTAAAATCACTCATAATACGTTTTCTTTCGTCACTAGGAGTTTTAGAATCACAATGTTTTGCACTGATACCCGCTTTTCTAAATTCAGCCGCAATTTGTTTGCTATGTTGAGTATCATGAGCATAAACAATGGTTCGCTGTCCAAATGCTTTATCCATCCAAGTTTTAACAATATCGCCATACAGAGTGGGCTTTGCTGAATCACTAACAGATTGATTGGTATAATCGCCAGTGCTTGATTTCTTTAGCTTTTCGTCATTAAACAATGTCACACTGTAGTATTTATATGGGCTTAGCTTTTTGTGTTCAATTAACCACTTAACCGTGGGGCCTTTGACCATAGCAGAATAAATATCGTCAAACCCTGCTCCGTTCATTCGCCACGGACTGCCTGAGAATCCAAGCCTAGGAACATCCGAATAGTATTTAAAAATTTTTAAATATGTTTTTGCCCGACTATGTTGCGATTCATCGCAAATAATTAAGTTTGGTTTAGGCAAGTGATCTAATCGATTAGCAACTTTGCCCACTGTCATGATTGTGCAATTCATCAAATCAACATCTTGCTTTTGAAATGATTTTACGATCTGGTTAACTAATTCTTGACGGTGAACGAAGAACAAAATTCTACCACCCTTTGAAACTGTTAATCTCGCAATTTCAGCTATAATAACTGATTTCCCACTACCTGGTGGGGAAACAATTAGTACCCCATTATTGCCTTGGCCAATTTTTTGGCGAGTTTCATCCACAATTCGTTGTTGATAATCAAATAATTTAAATGGCATTTTTTTGACACCGGATTTCTGCAAGGTGACGTTCTTTTACTGCTTCCTCATAGCTTGTAAATGACCTATCCAATATGATTCGGTTTCGATACATCATTTTAGCGACCCATTTATTTTTGCTTTTATCAAAAGAAACACCACGTACACCGCTGATATTGTCTGCCCGCAATCTATTAGTCACTGGAGAGTTTCGTTTACGCCTATTGTTGGCCTGGGTTTTCCAATCAGTCCAACGGCAATTAGATGGGCAATAATTACCATCTACATCAATTCGATCAATGGATTTTCCACTTTCATATCCATTTTGAATAGACCATCTTTCAAAAGCATAAAAACTATTTTTCCATTGATTACAGATAGATACACCTCGACCACCATAATCGGAAAAGCTTTTATTATTCGGGTTGAAACATCTTTGCTTCATAGACTCCCAAACAAAATAAAGTTTCGTATTTGAATGACCGTGTTTTCTAAACCTTTTACTAGCGAGTTCATCGTGTAGACAACCACAAGATTGTATTTTCCCCTTTCGAACATCGATTCCTGAAGCATAAGTGACATTTCCGCAGTCACATTTAAATCTCCAATAAGCACGGGTAGATCCTTTAGGACGTTGAGAATTATCAATGCAAACTGCTGTCAGCCTTCCGAATTTCTTACCCGTAATATCAATTAGTTTTGTCATCGTTGCCACTCCCAAACTTAAACAGATCCTTAGCAGCACACATGGTTCGATTGTCCAAACGATTTTTGGCATAAATCGAGTCATTTCCTTGCAGCATAACGCCACGACCGTTAGTCTTCGGATTAATAATCAACCGACCAACCACATCACATAATCCCAGCATTCCATCCATCACGCTTTGACGAATTTCGGGTGCATATTGATTAAATTGCTGACCATTTTCAGTAGTAATTTGGCGTTGTGTCTCCCAAGCTGTGGTTAGCACATTAACTGGCAACGCGTAGATAGCAGTCATTACTCTAGAAAAATAATTAGTCCACTGTGAATAATCCTGCAATTCATTTGAGATGCCGTTATGACTACCCTTCCCCTTTTCCACAAACCAATCTTTTTCAAAACTTGATACATTATCAATAACTAAATTGTCGTAACCAACAATCAATTCTGATGCCTGTTCAAGATACTGCTTCATGTCTTCTTCGGGGTGAGTTCGATCCATTTCATCGACTGTAACGTTGCTAATGCCAGCTAATACTTTAGCGGAGTTATCCAAATCAAAAATTCTAGTTTTACCAGGTAAATATTTAACACAAGTTGTTTTCCCAGTTCCGGGTTTAGCATATAGAATGACTCGCCAATTCAAGGTTCGCTGCAAATCTTTAGCTTCAATCGTCTTCATGATTAAGCACCCACTCTTTGATAACGAATTTGGTTACTATCCATGAAAGCCCTCAACAGTTTCATTTGTGGAATTGTTGCCGTTATTTTTAAAGACACTGAATGGGAAACAACTTCGCCAGTATTAGTATCAATCGTTTTATCTTTCTGCTGAATTTGATGTGTTTGTGCTTCCGCTGCTTGTGCTTCCAGAGTCTGCTGTTTTTGTTTATTTAGTTTGACCTGATTATCAATTGCTTGAAGCAAATAATTAACATCTTGGCCTTGCTTCAACTGGTCGATCCAACCAGCTGGATCAATGTGATAAGCTTGAGCATATTTGGTAATAGTACTGATACCGGTTTTTAAATCATCATGTTGCTTTTTAATGTAACCCATCACATCAGCAATTCCTTCGGTTACTTTCTTCTTGGTGGTGGTTTTATTTAACCAAGTAGGATCAATTTCAACCTCACCTGGTTCCACATGGTAATTAGGTGCCATTTCAGCAATCAAAGCATTAACATGCTTCAAACGAAGCTGACGCTGCTGCTCTTCCAATTCTTTTAGCCCAGCGTCAATTGGGTTAATCGAACTATCCAGGGTCATTTCCAAGTCTTTAATTTGAGCTGCAAACCGTTGATATGGTTCAGCATATTTTTTTCTAATTTCCTTACGTTTATCATCAAGAGCTTGCTTCAATTTCCGAAGCTCTGCCCGGCTAGACTTTGATTCTTTTTCTGTGGAAGCTGTTACTGCCATTCCTTGATATTTATTGGCATATGCTTCTACAGCTGCCTTTAATCGATCAAAATTATTAATTGTAATAACGGTTGGCCGATAGTCAATCGTGTATTCTGGTAGGGATAATTCATTTGCCATTTATATTTACCTCCATCTTTTAATGTAAATAGTGTCGTTGATCAATTGAATTCTTCATTTCTGCAATCTCTTTTCTTTTAGATTTTGTGATTCTACCGCAGATCAATCTAATTGGTTCGGGATAAATTGGGACTCGTTCTTTCCGCTTCTTCATAAAATCCTTGTCGGTCCCAGTTACGACGTAAGTCGGATACTTTATGCTGAGCTTTCGCATAACGTCGGCACGAGAGACACCAGTTTCTAATATTTGGGAGTCCATTACACCAACTGCTTTCCAAAATTTAGTCATTATTCCACCTCGTGATGTAAAATATATTCAGATAGTCGTTGCTTTTCTTTATCTAGGACAAAGAAATATGCCAACAAGCTATGATCGTTTTCCACGGGTGTGCGTCCAATAATCATATTCAAACGTTTGATACGGTTCTGTATTGTTAATGTTTTCATTCTGATGACCCTCCAGGTGTTATAATATTAGTAGTTATAGTTGTTAGCTGGCCCACCCATTTGCTGTAGTGGGCTATTTAGTGCATATAATTAAGGTGGTGAATTCTTATGGATTTTTACAATTGG
Above is a genomic segment from Lentilactobacillus buchneri containing:
- a CDS encoding phage terminase small subunit P27 family, giving the protein MPKQMKLTTDKHARKDQRVRTQKLITETSGMDLIQKSCPKYLSSYARAMWTKLVPILQASGYVKQADKGTIEAFCINYQLLRKGYDSIKTDGVVTKVSKTVVNQRTGETYEDNAGWKRNPASQIIDSATAKLNSLAHELGLTPSARASLLQLSDDNDEEPNIKEMLNGGSEF
- a CDS encoding HNH endonuclease — its product is MYYRDQTANQFYHSKEWKKIRQFVAARDYYLDAVTGLPVSNDKIIVDHIVPRRVLSVDKWLDMDNLWCLSPTTHNTKTKIEQSLNQNQLKHCSKRWWIKVLSERTK
- a CDS encoding VRR-NUC domain-containing protein translates to MTIKSEHEIQTEILLALSRHDCTVCRSNAGKIKTDDGRRIMLFPRGWPDITGFEHHSGKMILIEVKNERGKLREDQKRFAKFIKQYPVLYGVCRSVDDALKIIGGK
- a CDS encoding DUF669 domain-containing protein, encoding MAFMQANYKNNEHKDFSALPSGNYEMIIKSAQEKATKNGAESLQLDLVVRNDLDGVTGLKNTNAKYHNRHVFMDNWKRKTTNQYDLDSFQYILEAVQIPEGTPLNTINDFTKAVANKPAKVYVKKTVDDYGGEKKDINQIAPWNFSKSDYPQVQHVWKDQKDGKNPFTGNQPASAPADDPFANSGDSIDISDDQLPF
- a CDS encoding DEAD/DEAH box helicase, with the translated sequence MPFKLFDYQQRIVDETRQKIGQGNNGVLIVSPPGSGKSVIIAEIARLTVSKGGRILFFVHRQELVNQIVKSFQKQDVDLMNCTIMTVGKVANRLDHLPKPNLIICDESQHSRAKTYLKIFKYYSDVPRLGFSGSPWRMNGAGFDDIYSAMVKGPTVKWLIEHKKLSPYKYYSVTLFNDEKLKKSSTGDYTNQSVSDSAKPTLYGDIVKTWMDKAFGQRTIVYAHDTQHSKQIAAEFRKAGISAKHCDSKTPSDERKRIMSDFRKGKITVLCNFGLVDEGYDVKECTCCVIARPTESLVFDIQATMRCMRYLPNKMATIIDHAANYTRFGLPDTPRQWSLEGRPKKKRQNNTKSIPVKTCPNCFAVVPTQCRVCPQCGNEIKYDADGMEIDETASIEKNGEFKLTTDYSKIQTARKKPEDAQSYKELLEIAKARGYKAGWAYVQAKRLKMVN
- a CDS encoding Pathogenesis-related transcriptional factor and ERF protein, with translation MTKLIDITGKKFGRLTAVCIDNSQRPKGSTRAYWRFKCDCGNVTYASGIDVRKGKIQSCGCLHDELASKRFRKHGHSNTKLYFVWESMKQRCFNPNNKSFSDYGGRGVSICNQWKNSFYAFERWSIQNGYESGKSIDRIDVDGNYCPSNCRWTDWKTQANNRRKRNSPVTNRLRADNISGVRGVSFDKSKNKWVAKMMYRNRIILDRSFTSYEEAVKERHLAEIRCQKNAI
- a CDS encoding AAA family ATPase; translation: MKTIEAKDLQRTLNWRVILYAKPGTGKTTCVKYLPGKTRIFDLDNSAKVLAGISNVTVDEMDRTHPEEDMKQYLEQASELIVGYDNLVIDNVSSFEKDWFVEKGKGSHNGISNELQDYSQWTNYFSRVMTAIYALPVNVLTTAWETQRQITTENGQQFNQYAPEIRQSVMDGMLGLCDVVGRLIINPKTNGRGVMLQGNDSIYAKNRLDNRTMCAAKDLFKFGSGNDDKTN
- a CDS encoding DUF1351 domain-containing protein — translated: MANELSLPEYTIDYRPTVITINNFDRLKAAVEAYANKYQGMAVTASTEKESKSSRAELRKLKQALDDKRKEIRKKYAEPYQRFAAQIKDLEMTLDSSINPIDAGLKELEEQQRQLRLKHVNALIAEMAPNYHVEPGEVEIDPTWLNKTTTKKKVTEGIADVMGYIKKQHDDLKTGISTITKYAQAYHIDPAGWIDQLKQGQDVNYLLQAIDNQVKLNKQKQQTLEAQAAEAQTHQIQQKDKTIDTNTGEVVSHSVSLKITATIPQMKLLRAFMDSNQIRYQRVGA